From a region of the Xanthomonas rydalmerensis genome:
- a CDS encoding transmembrane repetitive protein has protein sequence MTRATDILDALLARTPRKLLRDRRTGLPYAWAHWIAAQPVVPRPFAAPELIAAMPPASPPATLRLPALPLWQAFRRLWWQHWDPAPYDQRWWRRLAVLLSLLLHLLFAVFLLWVAFVRWLPPRADADAAGRVQVEFVGRGTPAERGGGAPAEAAAAATAAAPTPRAQHAATARSRPTPPAAAAPAPAAAPTPVPAPAPVPPVPTQTTASAPPPPAEQPLQVTETPTPTRDFVLPPPPSVRVPVPTPRAVVPPDVQVPVREVEVVTDVPTVAQLRPRDIAVPRPVAPQVQVREREVPAPLPQVQVPAPQLRTPEPTPVPRSAEVPQVRQIEVPTPSTATASAPMPAPATAPDAAPASAPTAQQAPVAAAGAAASAPAKPTAPAAGTAPPGSQAAAPGSGPAPVARDGGWATPQRGDDWGAAARNRSGDAGAGASKGGGLFNADGSVRLADGRGNDQTPARSAPGSETDSWTRERIEKAGEWLKRPPYDYTPTSFDKYWLPNATLLEEWVRRGIKSVKIPIPGTTSSISCVISILQVGGGCGITDPNLNEQPAGARPPPNVPFKRELQEDNGSR, from the coding sequence GTGACGCGCGCCACCGACATCCTCGATGCGCTGTTGGCGCGCACGCCGCGCAAGCTGCTGCGCGATCGCCGCACCGGCCTGCCGTACGCGTGGGCGCACTGGATCGCGGCGCAACCGGTCGTGCCTCGGCCGTTTGCAGCCCCCGAGCTGATCGCGGCGATGCCGCCGGCCTCGCCGCCTGCGACCCTGCGCCTGCCGGCCTTGCCGCTGTGGCAGGCGTTCCGCCGCCTGTGGTGGCAGCACTGGGATCCGGCGCCCTACGACCAGCGCTGGTGGCGGCGCCTGGCCGTCCTGCTGAGCTTGTTGCTGCACCTGCTGTTCGCGGTGTTTTTGCTGTGGGTGGCGTTCGTGCGCTGGCTGCCGCCGCGCGCCGACGCGGACGCCGCCGGGCGCGTACAGGTGGAATTCGTCGGCCGCGGCACGCCCGCCGAACGCGGTGGCGGTGCGCCGGCCGAGGCGGCCGCCGCTGCAACGGCGGCGGCGCCGACCCCGCGTGCGCAGCACGCCGCGACCGCGCGCTCGCGCCCGACGCCGCCGGCTGCTGCAGCGCCCGCACCGGCCGCGGCGCCGACTCCGGTTCCCGCTCCAGCTCCCGTTCCGCCGGTGCCCACGCAGACCACGGCCAGTGCGCCGCCACCGCCGGCGGAGCAGCCGCTGCAGGTGACCGAGACCCCGACGCCCACCCGCGACTTCGTGCTGCCGCCACCGCCGAGCGTGCGCGTGCCGGTGCCGACACCGCGCGCGGTGGTGCCGCCGGACGTGCAGGTGCCGGTACGCGAGGTCGAGGTGGTCACCGACGTGCCGACCGTGGCCCAGCTGCGCCCGCGCGACATCGCGGTGCCGCGCCCAGTCGCACCGCAGGTGCAGGTGCGCGAACGCGAGGTGCCGGCACCGCTGCCGCAGGTGCAGGTTCCGGCGCCGCAGCTGCGCACGCCCGAGCCCACGCCGGTGCCGCGCAGCGCCGAGGTACCGCAGGTGCGTCAGATCGAAGTGCCAACGCCGAGCACCGCTACCGCGAGCGCGCCCATGCCAGCACCGGCGACCGCTCCGGACGCAGCGCCGGCCAGCGCGCCGACAGCGCAGCAGGCGCCGGTCGCAGCAGCCGGTGCCGCCGCCAGTGCGCCCGCCAAGCCGACCGCGCCCGCGGCCGGCACCGCGCCGCCCGGGAGCCAGGCCGCGGCCCCGGGAAGCGGCCCGGCCCCGGTCGCTCGCGATGGTGGCTGGGCCACGCCGCAGCGTGGCGACGACTGGGGCGCGGCTGCGCGCAACCGCTCCGGCGATGCCGGTGCCGGCGCCAGCAAGGGCGGCGGCTTGTTCAATGCCGACGGCAGCGTGCGCCTGGCCGATGGCCGCGGCAACGACCAGACCCCTGCGCGCAGCGCGCCCGGGTCCGAGACCGACAGCTGGACCCGCGAGCGCATCGAAAAGGCCGGGGAGTGGCTCAAGCGTCCGCCGTACGACTACACGCCGACCTCGTTCGACAAGTACTGGCTGCCGAACGCGACCCTGCTGGAGGAGTGGGTGCGGCGCGGCATCAAGTCGGTGAAGATCCCGATTCCGGGCACCACCAGCAGCATTTCCTGCGTGATCTCGATCCTGCAGGTGGGTGGTGGCTGCGGCATCACCGATCCCAATCTCAACGAGCAGCCGGCCGGCGCGCGGCCGCCACCGAACGTGCCGTTCAAGCGCGAACTGCAAGAGGACAACGGCAGCCGCTGA
- a CDS encoding c-type cytochrome yields the protein MPNAAHALRPALVLLAALCLGACSQSQVESTSKSAGDPGHASGEHGSGSSAGLPGGRIEAGDKLAHAKGKATGQSCIDCHGADGNAPIDPTYPKLGGQYGDYLAHALQAYRGGTRTHPLMSPQAAQLSDQDIADLAAYFGSRSSQLRDLHGVN from the coding sequence ATGCCGAACGCCGCGCACGCCTTGCGTCCCGCCCTCGTCCTGCTTGCCGCCCTGTGCCTGGGGGCCTGTTCGCAATCGCAGGTGGAATCCACCAGCAAATCCGCCGGCGATCCCGGCCACGCCAGCGGCGAGCACGGTTCCGGCTCCTCCGCCGGCCTGCCCGGCGGGCGCATCGAGGCCGGCGACAAGCTGGCCCACGCCAAAGGCAAGGCCACCGGGCAGAGCTGCATCGACTGCCATGGCGCCGACGGCAACGCGCCGATCGACCCGACCTACCCCAAGCTGGGCGGCCAGTACGGCGACTATCTCGCGCACGCACTGCAGGCCTATCGCGGCGGCACCCGCACGCATCCGCTGATGAGCCCGCAGGCGGCGCAGCTGAGCGACCAGGACATCGCCGACCTGGCCGCCTACTTCGGCTCGCGCAGCAGCCAGTTGCGCGACCTGCACGGCGTGAACTGA
- a CDS encoding c-type cytochrome: MRTQPLAACFALAVLVSVGAAPAMAQTAPAPAAPAAAAAAPAPVQGNAANGRVLTYTCQGCHGVTGYKNAYPSYRIPKIGGQSAQYLTQALTEYRLGKRKHPTMQAQAESFSDQEIADIAAFLSTLK; encoded by the coding sequence ATGCGCACGCAGCCGCTAGCCGCTTGTTTTGCTCTGGCCGTACTCGTTTCCGTTGGGGCCGCCCCGGCCATGGCGCAGACCGCGCCGGCGCCCGCCGCTCCCGCAGCCGCAGCCGCGGCACCCGCGCCCGTGCAGGGCAATGCCGCCAATGGTCGGGTGCTCACCTACACCTGTCAGGGCTGCCACGGCGTCACCGGCTACAAGAACGCCTACCCCAGCTACCGCATCCCCAAGATCGGCGGGCAGTCGGCGCAGTACCTGACCCAGGCGCTGACCGAATACCGGCTCGGCAAGCGCAAGCATCCGACCATGCAGGCCCAGGCGGAAAGCTTCTCCGACCAGGAGATCGCCGACATCGCCGCTTTCCTGTCCACCCTCAAGTAG
- a CDS encoding efflux RND transporter periplasmic adaptor subunit, with translation MTRPLTRRTASCAAALLVTTTLLLSACKPAAEAKAKAADSEKAPEAVPVEVAVASRRAVAASYSGTAALEARAESQVVAKTSGVALAVLAEEGQQVRAGQPLVRLDPDRARLALAQSEAQLRKLENNYRRSQQLVGQQLVSAADVDQIKYDLANVRAQHQLASLELSYATVTAPISGVIASRSIKTGNFVQINTPIFRIVDDSRLEATLNVPERELATLKTGQPVTLLADALPGKQFRGRVDRIAPVVDAGSGTFRVVCAFDEGAQALQPGMFGRIRIDYDQRADALVVPRLALLDDGEPAVFRVVAGKVARVPVMLGYAEGPWVEIRQGLQPGDQVVTAGKVALRDGSRVQVIAPQREVADAAPATAAGAR, from the coding sequence ATGACGCGACCGCTCACGCGCCGCACTGCCAGTTGCGCTGCCGCGCTGTTGGTCACCACCACGCTGCTGCTCAGCGCCTGCAAACCGGCCGCCGAAGCCAAGGCCAAGGCCGCCGACAGCGAGAAGGCGCCGGAGGCGGTGCCGGTGGAGGTGGCCGTGGCCAGCCGCCGCGCGGTGGCGGCCAGCTACAGCGGCACTGCGGCGCTGGAAGCCCGCGCCGAATCGCAGGTGGTGGCCAAGACCTCCGGCGTGGCCCTGGCGGTGCTGGCCGAGGAGGGCCAGCAGGTGCGCGCCGGGCAGCCGCTGGTGCGGCTGGACCCGGACCGTGCGCGGCTGGCGCTGGCGCAGAGCGAGGCGCAGTTGCGCAAGCTGGAGAACAACTACCGGCGCTCGCAGCAGTTGGTGGGCCAGCAACTGGTCAGCGCCGCCGACGTCGACCAGATCAAGTACGACCTGGCTAACGTGCGCGCACAACACCAGTTGGCGTCGCTGGAACTTTCATACGCGACGGTGACGGCGCCGATCTCCGGGGTGATCGCCTCGCGCTCGATCAAGACCGGCAACTTCGTGCAGATCAACACGCCGATCTTCCGCATCGTCGACGATTCGCGCCTGGAGGCCACGCTCAACGTGCCCGAGCGCGAACTGGCCACGCTCAAGACCGGGCAGCCGGTGACCCTGCTGGCCGATGCGCTGCCGGGCAAGCAGTTCCGCGGCCGGGTCGACCGCATCGCGCCGGTGGTGGATGCCGGCAGCGGTACCTTCCGCGTGGTCTGCGCCTTCGACGAGGGCGCGCAGGCGCTGCAGCCGGGCATGTTCGGGCGCATCCGCATCGATTACGACCAGCGCGCCGATGCGCTAGTGGTGCCGCGGCTGGCGTTGCTCGACGATGGTGAGCCGGCGGTGTTCCGCGTGGTCGCCGGCAAGGTCGCGCGGGTGCCGGTGATGCTGGGCTATGCCGAAGGGCCGTGGGTGGAGATCCGCCAGGGCCTGCAGCCCGGCGACCAGGTGGTCACCGCCGGCAAGGTCGCGCTGCGCGACGGCAGCCGCGTGCAGGTGATCGCGCCGCAGCGCGAGGTCGCCGACGCCGCGCCGGCCACCGCCGCCGGAGCGCGCTGA